A part of Thermococcus sp. JdF3 genomic DNA contains:
- a CDS encoding ABC transporter permease has protein sequence MFERNISTPAAVVIIVSFLIVSIIGPLTLNREDVENWDNLGYWRLNPIGVPPEWYGELAGLPRTEWLQGERQAGEFVFTYDFHYSSAPSDIIFIPNSTGVMRIKIIGPDGREYVLWDGYVFGEIHFSKNPGVFVRIAEEKCNVTPEGGNLLFHDAFNIIFSKPTEDCLDHPEFLKGRYLIVVEGPEKEPKIRVLGKSYGFLGTDTVGRDVWTGFIWGMRETITIAILGSLATVGLALILGTLSVLSSWVGRIADFISRLVTVTPVLPVAVSAVVLVAAIDENYVIKASPLAIALIVGVLMMGNVSRNVRSMVEEELRKEYVESAKALGGSSLWILRKHVSRVLVPYAIYQFALAVPGTIAFITLLGFFNIVPGFNWGTIMSQTIREGATYRLAWWQVVPVGVSIGLLALSFVSLSRKIEEEFLKR, from the coding sequence ATGTTTGAGAGAAACATCTCGACCCCGGCGGCGGTGGTGATAATCGTCTCCTTCCTCATCGTCTCCATCATCGGCCCCCTCACCCTGAACCGCGAGGACGTTGAGAACTGGGACAACCTGGGCTACTGGCGTCTTAACCCGATAGGCGTTCCCCCGGAATGGTACGGCGAGCTTGCAGGATTGCCGAGGACGGAGTGGCTCCAGGGGGAGCGTCAGGCCGGAGAGTTCGTCTTCACCTACGACTTCCACTACTCCTCCGCACCCTCGGACATAATCTTCATTCCGAACTCGACGGGAGTGATGAGGATAAAGATAATCGGACCAGACGGGCGGGAATACGTCCTCTGGGACGGCTACGTTTTCGGTGAGATACACTTCTCCAAGAACCCCGGCGTGTTCGTCAGAATAGCCGAGGAGAAGTGCAACGTGACGCCCGAAGGCGGGAACCTGCTGTTCCACGATGCCTTTAACATAATATTCTCGAAGCCCACCGAAGACTGCCTGGATCACCCGGAATTCCTGAAGGGGCGGTACCTGATAGTGGTCGAAGGTCCGGAGAAAGAGCCGAAGATAAGGGTGCTCGGAAAGAGCTACGGCTTCCTGGGAACCGACACCGTCGGGAGAGACGTCTGGACCGGCTTCATATGGGGAATGAGAGAAACCATAACCATAGCTATCCTCGGCTCCCTCGCAACGGTTGGTCTGGCCCTGATTCTGGGAACGCTGAGCGTCCTCTCCAGCTGGGTGGGTAGGATAGCGGATTTCATCTCACGGCTCGTGACGGTAACCCCGGTTCTTCCGGTGGCGGTGTCCGCGGTGGTCCTGGTGGCGGCGATAGACGAGAACTACGTCATCAAGGCCAGCCCCCTCGCAATAGCCCTTATCGTAGGAGTTCTCATGATGGGAAACGTCTCGAGGAACGTCCGCTCGATGGTCGAGGAGGAGCTCAGAAAGGAGTACGTCGAATCGGCCAAGGCGCTCGGCGGGAGTTCCCTCTGGATTCTCCGGAAGCACGTCTCAAGGGTTCTGGTGCCCTACGCCATCTACCAGTTCGCCCTGGCCGTCCCCGGAACGATAGCGTTCATAACTCTCCTGGGCTTCTTCAACATCGTGCCGGGCTTCAACTGGGGCACCATAATGAGCCAGACGATAAGGGAGGGAGCAACCTACAGGCTGGCGTGGTGGCAGGTGGTTCCGGTGGGCGTTTCCATAGGCCTTCTGGCGCTCTCCTTCGTGTCGCTGAGCAGGAAGATAGAGGAGGAGTTCCTGAAGCGCTGA
- a CDS encoding ABC transporter permease: MRFIGKVLENVTLLIIVLVITGVLIAQAEHKINSIEMNKLGVPVEGKMGIRESLEKTYEYANFSFALFSRKNGTVIVAKQGDMEARIYNPSPRESFEEVFMTTPEKAILTTFIVLLLTMAMVFLLGLYWGLKAGYRGGRWDKVLSTLAPIFSAIPGWFWAIFLLWTLWWRLDLSTIDYMNYIARAKATGEISVFTYLNALLLPVLTLTFANVVIYAFNVRTLVKRETHEEHFFADVLKGLPDKRIMKKLLRTVLPSFLTFTSYNFLSLLINAMAVEKLFNVNGIGYVFACSAGKNYHPSPSGEITQTFTFNGRYIFFVALVMVLLYFINSTVMEALYLKLDPRVRRNV; encoded by the coding sequence ATGAGATTCATTGGTAAAGTCCTGGAGAACGTAACACTGCTAATAATTGTTCTCGTCATCACGGGTGTCCTAATCGCCCAGGCCGAGCACAAGATAAACTCGATCGAGATGAACAAGCTCGGCGTTCCCGTGGAAGGGAAGATGGGGATAAGAGAAAGCCTGGAAAAAACCTACGAGTACGCCAACTTTTCGTTCGCACTCTTCAGCAGGAAGAACGGAACGGTCATCGTCGCGAAGCAGGGCGACATGGAGGCCAGGATATACAACCCCAGCCCCAGGGAGAGTTTCGAGGAGGTCTTCATGACGACGCCGGAAAAGGCTATCCTGACGACCTTCATCGTTCTCCTCCTGACTATGGCCATGGTGTTCCTGCTGGGCCTCTACTGGGGCTTGAAGGCTGGCTATCGGGGAGGCCGGTGGGACAAGGTTCTTTCCACACTGGCACCGATATTCTCCGCAATTCCCGGCTGGTTCTGGGCAATATTTCTCCTGTGGACGCTCTGGTGGCGGCTGGATCTTTCCACGATAGACTACATGAACTACATCGCCCGCGCCAAGGCGACCGGGGAGATAAGCGTTTTCACCTATCTGAACGCCCTTCTCCTCCCGGTCCTGACGCTGACCTTCGCCAACGTCGTCATATACGCTTTCAACGTGAGAACCCTGGTGAAGAGGGAAACCCACGAGGAGCACTTCTTCGCGGACGTGCTCAAGGGCCTTCCCGACAAAAGGATCATGAAAAAACTCCTCAGAACAGTCCTTCCATCTTTCCTAACCTTTACAAGCTACAACTTCCTCAGCCTCCTGATAAACGCGATGGCCGTCGAGAAGCTCTTCAACGTGAACGGCATAGGCTACGTCTTCGCCTGCTCCGCTGGAAAGAACTACCACCCGTCACCCAGCGGCGAGATAACACAGACGTTCACCTTCAACGGCAGGTACATATTCTTCGTCGCCCTCGTCATGGTTCTGCTATACTTCATCAACTCGACGGTTATGGAGGCCCTCTACCTGAAGCTCGACCCCAGGGTGAGGCGGAATGTTTGA